The Shewanella mesophila genome contains the following window.
AGCAAGTGGCCCGCTCATTGTTCCCTGTAGGTGAACTTGAAAAAAGCGAAGTACGTGAAATCGCCAAAGAGATGGGGCTTATCACCCATGATAAGAAAGACAGCACAGGGATCTGTTTTATTGGTGAGCGTAAGTTCACCGACTTCCTGCAAACCTTCCTGCCAGCACAGCCAGGTAATATAGAGACAGCGGAAGGCGAAGTGATTGGCCAGCACCAAGGCTTGATGTACCACACCTTAGGCCAACGTAAAGGTCTTGGTATTGGTGGCATGAAAAACAGTAACGATGATCCTTGGTATGTGGTTGATAAAGATCTCGACCGTAATGTGTTAGTCGTTGGACAAGGTGGGAATCACCCTCGCTTAATGTCGGTTGGCTTCTATGCTGATCAGCTTCATTGGGTAGATAGAAAGGGCCCTCTAGATGGCGCAAACATTACCGTAAAAACCCGTTATCGCCAGCGCGATGTCGCCTGTACCCTCACCTATGAAGGCGAAGATCGTATCAAGGTCATTTTCGATGAACCGGTCGCGGCAGTCACCCCTGGACAATCGGCCGTCTTTTACGATGGTGAAGTCTGTCTCGGTGGCGGGATCATCGATTCGTTAATAAGAGAGTAATACGTGAGCGAGCCTATTTTCGATAGAACTATGGCATTTGCCGGCATCTTACAAGCTATCGGCCAAGTGCAGCGTGTCGCCAGACATGGACAAGCAGACAGCGATGGTTTAGCCGCAAGCCTCAACAGTATTTTGGTGACTAACCCTGACAACACCAGCGACGTATACGCAGATAAAATCGCATTAAAACAAGGTTATCAACTAATCCTGAATCAACTCAGTGATGACAAGCAAAAAGATGTCGAGATCACCCGTTACCTGATTGGGATCTTAGCCCTCGAGCGCAAACTATCGCGTTCATCGAGCGCGCTCGGCATGTTAGCCGAACGGATTAACCAAGTGCATCGTCAGTTGCATCATTTCTCGATTACGGACGATCAAGTGGTTGGCAATTTTGCTGGGATCTACAGCGATATTATTAGTAACTTAGGGCCCAAAATTCAGATCTCGGGTAATCCAGAGTTTTTAAAGCAGCCTCTTGTGCAACAAAGAATACGTGCCCTACTGCTCGCCGCCATGCGCAGCGCAGTGTTATGGCGCCAATTAGGAGGCAAGCGCAGGCACCTTGTCTTCTCAAGAAAAGCAATAGTAGATATCGCTAATAAAAGCCTCACCCTATAAATAATAAGCTAAGTTCATTCAAGGAGCTTCTAATGGAACTTTCCGCACTAACTGCTATCTCTCCGGTAGACGGTCGTTATGGTAGTAAAACCGCCTCATTAAGAGGGATTTTCAGCGAGTACGGCCTGACCAAATACCGTGTTCAAGTCGAAATAAACTGGCTAAAGCTGCTCTCTAGCTGTCCAGAAATTGAAGAAGTTCCACCTTTTAGCGAAACTGCGTTAGCACTTCTCGATCAAATCAAAGACAACTTCAGTGAAGAAGACGCCCTGCGCGTTAAAGCCATTGAAGCCACCACCAACCATGACGTAAAAGCGGTTGAGTACTTTATCAAAGAGAAAATTGCCGACAATGCTGAATTAGTCGCGATCGACGAGTTTGTTCACTTTGCCTGTACCTCTGAAGATATTAACAATCTTTCTCACGGTTTAATGCTTACCGACGCTCGCGAGCAAGTACTTGTGCCTTACTGTCAGCAAATCGTAGACAGTATCAAGAAACTAGCAACAGAATACCGCTCAGTGCCTTTAATGTCGCGTACCCACGGCCAACCAGCTTCGCCTTCAACATTGGGTAAAGAGATGGCTAACGTTGCAGTACGTCTTGAGCGTCAAGTAAAGCAGATCCAAGCTGTTGAGATCATGGGTAAGATTAATGGCGCCGTAGGTAACTATAACGCTCACCTATCTGCTTACCCAGAAGTTGATTGGCACACGCTGTCAGAGCGCTTCGTCACCAGCCTTGGCCTTACTTGGAATCCTTATACGACTCAAATAGAGCCACACGATTACATCGCAGAGCTATTCGATGCAGTAGCGCGCTTTAATACCGTGCTAATCGATTTTGACCGTGATATCTGGGGTTATATCGCCCTTGGTCACTTCAAGCAAAAAACCATTGCAGGTGAGATTGGTTCATCGACCATGCCACATAAAGTTAACCCAATCGACTTTGAAAACTCAGAGGGTAACTTAGGTATTGCTAATGCGATTATGCAACACTTAGCGGCAAAACTACCTGTATCAAGATGGCAACGAGATCTAACTGACTCGACAGTTTTGCGTAACTTAGGCGTTGGTATGGCCCATGCGCTAATTGCATATCAAGCAACCTTAAAAGGGATCAGTAAGCTTGAAGTCAATGAAGCACACCTACGCGATGAACTAAACCAAAACTGGGAAGTACTAGCAGAGCCAGTACAAACAGTAATGCGTCGCTACGGTATCGAAAAGCCATATGAAAAGCTAAAAGAGCTCACCCGCGGTAAGCGTATCGACGGAGAGCAGCTAGCTCAGTTTATCGACAACCTCGATCTACCCGCAGAGGTTAAAGTTGAGCTGAAGAAGATGACTCCGGCTAACTATATTGGTCGTGCGGAAGCATTTGTCGACGAACTAAAGTAATCTTATTACATTAGTCTAATAAAGGCGGTGGGCTGATGCTTACCGCCTTTATTGTTTTCTATCTATTATTTTAGATCTCCTAACTTAGGATCACATCACGCCATGTATACTCTCAACTTCGACCAACAAGCATTTTTAGAGACCTATTGGCAAAAGCAGCCATTAGTGATCAAGGCAGCCTTTAGAGACTTTGTCGATCCCATCGCCGCCGATGAACTTGCAGGACTGGCCTGTGAAGAGGAAATTGCATCGCGGATAATCTTAACCAAGCAAAACAATTGGGAGATCATCCAAGGTCCCATCGAAGATTATGCCCCATTTGGTGAAGATAACTGGCAACTGTTAGTTCAAGCTGTTAACCATTGGTATCCAGATTCTCAGCCACTCGTCGATGCATTTCGTTTTATTCCAGACTGGCGCTTTGATGATTTAATGGTGTCATTCGCGACTCCTGGTGGTGGCGTCGGGCCTCATATTGATAACTATGATGTCTTCTTACTCCAAGGTGAAGGTAAACGTCGTTGGAAAGTCGGCCCAATCGGTGACTACTCTCCACGAGGAGGTGACACTCACACGGCGCTGATAGATGATTTCGAACCAATAATTGATGTGGTTCTCGAAGCGGGTGATATGCTCTATATTCCGCCAGGGTTTCCTCATCGTGGCGAGACCATCGAAACCGCATTAAGTTATTCGATTGGTTTTCGAGCGCCAAGTCAGCAAGAGTTGATCAGTGGCATTGCGGATCATCTCATCGACACCAATAGCGGCGTCAAACGCTTTACCTCTAGCCAAGAACCGACAGAACCTGGATTGCTTCCCCTTACCCAGCAAAACGGTATGGTGGAGCTACTAAGAGAGCTATTAACAAAGCCTGAATATTATCAACCCGTGCTTGGGCAGTTACTCAGTCAAAACCGATTTGAACTCGATTTATGTGAGCCAGATGGTGAACACAGTTCAGAGGAGTTACTTGAGGCCTTAGAAGATGGTGCCGAGATCCAGCGCATTGGCGGTCTCAAGGTTATCCGTGTTGAAGGTGACGCTCAACAGAGGCTATTTATTAACGGTGAAATATACGGCTTAGATGAGGTTAAGGACGATACTCTCACAACCTTAGCCAATCAGATTTGTTTCGATAGCGATACCGCTTTAACTTTGTGTAAGCAACCTGGCGTCACCCAGTATTTTTTATGGCTGCTTGATCAAGGTTACGCATACCTAGCCTGATACGGCACTAACCAATAGTCGACAAAAAAGCCGCTAACATGATTGTTAAAGCGGCTTTTTTATCACTTGTGTTTTTAAATCACTTTTATTCAGTGATTGAACACTTACCTAATCTTCATACTTAACGCTTAACGATGATTTATGACTCTTTCCATAACTTATCGTCATTATGAATTTGGTATAGGCTCTCTGCTCGAGAAACTAAAAGCTTGGCAAATTTAGCTTGAGTCGCATCTGCAGTTGCACCTGATTTTATTAGATTTTCGGCTTTTAATTGCCACATCATCGAAAAGTGACGGATCGCATCTCGCGCCGTTTTAGCCACACCCACATCGACATAATCAGAAGGTAAATCACCAGACATCACCCAAAAGGTTTGCGCTTTAGGCTGTTTTGACTCCATTTTCCACACGGCTAGAAACGGCGCGAGGTAGCGACTCTCATCGGCAATAACCTTACTTGGGATCACACCCTTTTCAGCCAGAAAGCGATTAGCCTTCTGAAAATGCTCTTTAATCCACTGTTGAGTGAGTGCTTCTTGTTGTTCTGGACTCAAAGGTTGAGTTTGGTCGACTGCTTGTTCCGTCATACTACTTCCTATTTCTTATAATTATTTTGTGAGCTCTTGGTTTAGCTTAAATATCTATCGAAAGAAAATTTCTAACTATAGAAGTTAGCGGACAAAAACAACCTACAACTTTACGTTAACGTAAAGTGGAAAGCAAAATTGCCACAGAGATCACAATTAATACCAATCTTTACTTTGTTGAGAGTATCGCTAAATGCTATCGTTCTGCAATAAATATAACAAGCCGTCGAACTAGCTAATTTCGCAGCTCGGCGTTTTAATTCCCAAGCGGAGAACTCGTAAAGTGGCAGTATTCAATCACATCTCATTTGACGACCACGAACAGGTCGTATTTTGTCATGACAAAGAAAGTGGCTTGCGCGCAATTATTGCAATCCACAATACAAATCTCGGCCCTGCTGTCGGCGGCTGTAGAATGTGGAACTATGAATCAGATGACGAAGCGCTGACGGACGTACTGCGTCTTTCGCGCGGTATGACTTATAAGAATGCCCTTGCAGGTTTATCTATGGGCGGCGGAAAATCAGTCATTATTGCCGATC
Protein-coding sequences here:
- the mnmA gene encoding tRNA 2-thiouridine(34) synthase MnmA, translated to MALIEPNPNGKKVIVGMSGGVDSSVSAYLLIKQGYQVEGLFMKNWEEDDTDEYCAAADDLKDAQAVCDKLGIPLHTVNFAAEYWDNVFEYFLAEYKAGRTPNPDIMCNKEIKFKAFLEFADEILDADYIAMGHYVRRSDASGQSQMLRGVDGNKDQSYFLYTLSHEQVARSLFPVGELEKSEVREIAKEMGLITHDKKDSTGICFIGERKFTDFLQTFLPAQPGNIETAEGEVIGQHQGLMYHTLGQRKGLGIGGMKNSNDDPWYVVDKDLDRNVLVVGQGGNHPRLMSVGFYADQLHWVDRKGPLDGANITVKTRYRQRDVACTLTYEGEDRIKVIFDEPVAAVTPGQSAVFYDGEVCLGGGIIDSLIRE
- the hflD gene encoding high frequency lysogenization protein HflD codes for the protein MSEPIFDRTMAFAGILQAIGQVQRVARHGQADSDGLAASLNSILVTNPDNTSDVYADKIALKQGYQLILNQLSDDKQKDVEITRYLIGILALERKLSRSSSALGMLAERINQVHRQLHHFSITDDQVVGNFAGIYSDIISNLGPKIQISGNPEFLKQPLVQQRIRALLLAAMRSAVLWRQLGGKRRHLVFSRKAIVDIANKSLTL
- the purB gene encoding adenylosuccinate lyase — its product is MELSALTAISPVDGRYGSKTASLRGIFSEYGLTKYRVQVEINWLKLLSSCPEIEEVPPFSETALALLDQIKDNFSEEDALRVKAIEATTNHDVKAVEYFIKEKIADNAELVAIDEFVHFACTSEDINNLSHGLMLTDAREQVLVPYCQQIVDSIKKLATEYRSVPLMSRTHGQPASPSTLGKEMANVAVRLERQVKQIQAVEIMGKINGAVGNYNAHLSAYPEVDWHTLSERFVTSLGLTWNPYTTQIEPHDYIAELFDAVARFNTVLIDFDRDIWGYIALGHFKQKTIAGEIGSSTMPHKVNPIDFENSEGNLGIANAIMQHLAAKLPVSRWQRDLTDSTVLRNLGVGMAHALIAYQATLKGISKLEVNEAHLRDELNQNWEVLAEPVQTVMRRYGIEKPYEKLKELTRGKRIDGEQLAQFIDNLDLPAEVKVELKKMTPANYIGRAEAFVDELK
- a CDS encoding cupin domain-containing protein, which gives rise to MYTLNFDQQAFLETYWQKQPLVIKAAFRDFVDPIAADELAGLACEEEIASRIILTKQNNWEIIQGPIEDYAPFGEDNWQLLVQAVNHWYPDSQPLVDAFRFIPDWRFDDLMVSFATPGGGVGPHIDNYDVFLLQGEGKRRWKVGPIGDYSPRGGDTHTALIDDFEPIIDVVLEAGDMLYIPPGFPHRGETIETALSYSIGFRAPSQQELISGIADHLIDTNSGVKRFTSSQEPTEPGLLPLTQQNGMVELLRELLTKPEYYQPVLGQLLSQNRFELDLCEPDGEHSSEELLEALEDGAEIQRIGGLKVIRVEGDAQQRLFINGEIYGLDEVKDDTLTTLANQICFDSDTALTLCKQPGVTQYFLWLLDQGYAYLA
- a CDS encoding DUF4826 family protein, whose translation is MTEQAVDQTQPLSPEQQEALTQQWIKEHFQKANRFLAEKGVIPSKVIADESRYLAPFLAVWKMESKQPKAQTFWVMSGDLPSDYVDVGVAKTARDAIRHFSMMWQLKAENLIKSGATADATQAKFAKLLVSRAESLYQIHNDDKLWKES